CTGAACGCGCTCGCCGCCGACTACCAGGCCATCACCGGCAAGCCGTTCCCCGCCGTCATCCCGCCGCAGCCCACCCCGACCCCGACGCCCGCGCCGGATGTAACCGCCGAGCAGCTCGCAACGAGCATCCGCGGCCTGCTCACCCAGAACGGAGTCTGACCATGGCCACCTGCCGGGGCATCGACGTCTCGTCGTACCAGGCCACCGACTACTCGACCGCGGGCCTCTCGTTCGTCGGGATCAAGGTCACCGAGGGCCTGTCGTACGTGAACCCGCATTGGACCGGCCAGCGGGCCACGGCCCGCACTGCCGGGCTGGTGACGATCTTCTACCACTACCCGCACATCGCGAACTCGGCGACAGCCGAAGCCGACTACTTCCTGTCCCAGATCAAGCTCGCGCCGGGCGACGTCCTCGCTCTGGACTGGGAGTGGTACGGGCAGAACGTCACCAACCAGCAGGCCCGCGCCTACAAGACGACGTGGCTCGCCCACGTGAAGGCCAAGGCGCCCGGGCACCGCGTCATCATGTACTGCGACCGCAGCGTGTGGACGACCGTAGACACCGACTCCAACGCCGGGGACGGCCTATGGATCGCCGACTACGTCACCGCGGGCAAGCCCCGCATCAAGGCGAAGTGGCTGTTTCACCAGTACAGCTCCAATCCCGTCGACCAGGACGTGGCGAACTTCGCCGACCAGGCCGCGCTGAAGGCGTGGGCCAACCCGACGGCGCCGAAGCCGCCGGCCCCGACGCCGGCGGTGTCGCTCGCGCACGTTGTCGCGGCGGCCCGGAAGGACCCGTCCGCGCCGCAGGGCCACACCACGTACAAGGCGGAGGTGCTGGTCGTAGAGAAGGCGCTTCGCTCCGAGGGCCTGCTGGCCGCGCAGTACGTGGACGGCTCGTTCGGCTCGCTCACCGTGAACGCGTACGCGCGCTGGCAGCGCGCGCTCGGCTACTCGGGGTCGGCCGCCGACGGCATCCCCGGCAAGACCTCCCTCACGAAGCTCGGCGCCAAGCACGGCTTCACCGTCACCACCTGAAGGACTCCCTCATGACCCTCTCCAACGCCGAACTCTGGGCAGCAGGCCTCGGCTACGTCCTGCCGCCCGTCATCGCGATCGTCAA
This Streptomyces misionensis DNA region includes the following protein-coding sequences:
- a CDS encoding GH25 family lysozyme, whose protein sequence is MATCRGIDVSSYQATDYSTAGLSFVGIKVTEGLSYVNPHWTGQRATARTAGLVTIFYHYPHIANSATAEADYFLSQIKLAPGDVLALDWEWYGQNVTNQQARAYKTTWLAHVKAKAPGHRVIMYCDRSVWTTVDTDSNAGDGLWIADYVTAGKPRIKAKWLFHQYSSNPVDQDVANFADQAALKAWANPTAPKPPAPTPAVSLAHVVAAARKDPSAPQGHTTYKAEVLVVEKALRSEGLLAAQYVDGSFGSLTVNAYARWQRALGYSGSAADGIPGKTSLTKLGAKHGFTVTT